From Humisphaera borealis, the proteins below share one genomic window:
- a CDS encoding DUF1549 and DUF1553 domain-containing protein, translating into MDRKYRFFLSLGFGLLSLAGTALAGAPAVGGSALPKAALPEIRKIELQPSSLGLANASDARQVLVWGIAADGQKYDLTDIATLEPGSGVKIVDGRYIAPVAAGDTQVKVSAAGQSIALPVKVAGIDTPDIRFGKDVMPVLASTGCNMGTCHGSAQGKNGFKLSLRGYDADYDYNVLVNALQGRRVNRVEPDKSLMLMKPAGIVPHEGKQVIKPGDRHYNIIRDWIAQGLKPETELKTAKPTKIEVVPAMVALDIAGRTQRIVVVAHYADGSTRDVTRDAVFSASNIEAVQVDGAKVTGLRRGEAAVLVRYEGAYAAVGVSIMGDRAGFAFKPTAEYNFIDKHVNAKLEKRKILPSEECTDADYLRRVYLDLTGLPPTADVARAFLTSQSPSQEKRRQLVDQLLGSKDYVAIWSNKWADLLQCNQKALGEKGVWAFREWIRESIAQNKPYDQFAYELITAQGSNLTNPAVNYYRALKDLDDKKQLTPNKMTEDISQTFLGVRFNCNKCHDHPFEKWTQQQYYEFGAFFARVSFKPGTRAGEEIVYTNFRGGENIYPKTTMALAPHVPYGEQPNLEDARVRQEAFARWMTSKDNPLFARSYVNRTWSYFFGVGIIDPVDDIRASNPPSNPELLDALTDEFVKSGFNMQQLVRTIVTSRTYQASVVANHWNNDDKINFSHFLPRRLSAEQMMDAVGLAAGVKPKVQGLPDGMRAVYLADGLTDTGSDFLKLFGRPKRETACECERTSNMSLAHALNLVNGPLISGAVTDPASSIGKLVEKEKDNRKVVEEIYLGTLSRMPTAEEMKLADELGTDPKQRLDVAQDVAWALMNSPAFLFNR; encoded by the coding sequence ATGGATCGTAAGTATCGATTTTTTCTAAGCTTGGGTTTTGGCTTGCTGTCGCTTGCGGGCACCGCGTTGGCTGGGGCACCGGCCGTCGGTGGCTCGGCGCTGCCCAAGGCCGCCTTGCCCGAGATCCGTAAGATCGAACTCCAACCGTCGTCGCTCGGTTTGGCCAATGCCTCCGACGCCCGGCAGGTGCTGGTCTGGGGCATCGCCGCCGACGGACAGAAGTACGACCTGACCGACATCGCCACGCTGGAGCCCGGCTCAGGCGTGAAGATCGTTGACGGCCGATACATCGCCCCGGTCGCCGCCGGCGACACCCAGGTCAAGGTCTCGGCCGCCGGTCAGTCGATCGCCTTACCCGTCAAGGTGGCCGGCATCGACACACCCGACATCCGCTTCGGCAAAGACGTCATGCCCGTGCTCGCCTCCACCGGCTGCAACATGGGCACCTGTCACGGGTCCGCCCAGGGGAAGAACGGCTTTAAGCTATCCCTCCGCGGTTACGACGCCGACTACGACTACAACGTGCTGGTGAACGCCCTCCAGGGCCGCCGGGTGAACCGTGTGGAACCCGACAAGTCGCTCATGCTGATGAAGCCCGCCGGCATCGTGCCGCACGAGGGCAAGCAGGTCATCAAGCCCGGCGACCGCCACTACAACATCATTCGCGACTGGATCGCCCAGGGCCTTAAGCCCGAAACCGAACTTAAGACCGCCAAACCGACAAAGATCGAAGTCGTCCCCGCGATGGTGGCACTCGACATTGCAGGCCGCACGCAGCGGATCGTCGTTGTTGCCCATTACGCCGACGGTTCGACGCGTGACGTCACGCGTGATGCGGTGTTTTCCGCCAGCAACATCGAGGCGGTTCAGGTGGACGGCGCGAAGGTGACCGGCCTGCGTCGCGGCGAGGCCGCGGTGCTCGTGAGGTACGAAGGTGCTTACGCTGCCGTCGGGGTGTCGATCATGGGAGATCGCGCCGGCTTCGCGTTCAAACCGACGGCCGAATACAACTTCATCGACAAGCACGTCAACGCGAAGCTCGAGAAGCGCAAGATCCTCCCCAGCGAAGAGTGCACCGATGCCGATTACCTCCGTCGGGTGTACCTCGATCTCACCGGCCTGCCGCCGACGGCCGATGTGGCTCGGGCGTTCCTGACGTCGCAGTCCCCCAGCCAGGAGAAACGCCGGCAGTTGGTCGACCAGTTGCTCGGCTCGAAGGACTACGTCGCGATCTGGTCGAACAAGTGGGCCGACCTGCTCCAGTGCAACCAGAAGGCGCTGGGCGAGAAGGGCGTCTGGGCGTTCCGCGAATGGATTCGCGAATCGATCGCGCAGAACAAGCCTTACGACCAGTTCGCGTACGAGCTGATCACCGCTCAGGGCAGCAACCTGACGAACCCCGCCGTCAACTACTACCGGGCGCTGAAGGACCTCGACGACAAGAAGCAGTTGACGCCCAACAAGATGACCGAGGACATCAGCCAGACGTTCCTCGGCGTGCGGTTCAACTGCAACAAGTGCCACGACCACCCGTTCGAGAAGTGGACGCAGCAGCAGTATTACGAGTTCGGCGCGTTCTTCGCCCGCGTCTCGTTCAAGCCGGGCACCCGCGCCGGGGAAGAGATCGTCTACACCAACTTCCGCGGCGGCGAGAACATCTACCCGAAGACCACGATGGCGCTCGCGCCGCACGTCCCCTACGGCGAGCAGCCGAACCTGGAAGACGCCCGCGTGCGGCAGGAGGCGTTCGCCCGCTGGATGACCAGCAAGGACAACCCGCTGTTCGCCAGGAGCTACGTCAACCGCACGTGGAGCTACTTCTTCGGCGTCGGCATCATCGACCCGGTCGATGACATCCGGGCGAGCAACCCGCCGAGCAATCCTGAACTGCTGGACGCGCTGACGGACGAGTTCGTCAAGAGCGGGTTCAACATGCAGCAGTTGGTGCGGACGATCGTCACCAGCCGAACGTACCAAGCGTCGGTCGTCGCCAATCACTGGAACAACGACGACAAGATCAACTTCAGCCATTTCCTGCCGCGGCGGCTGAGTGCCGAGCAGATGATGGACGCGGTCGGCCTCGCCGCGGGCGTAAAGCCGAAGGTGCAGGGCCTGCCCGACGGCATGCGGGCGGTGTATCTCGCCGACGGGTTGACCGACACCGGCAGCGACTTCCTGAAACTCTTCGGCCGGCCGAAGCGTGAGACGGCGTGCGAGTGCGAACGCACGAGCAACATGAGTCTGGCACACGCCCTGAACTTGGTGAACGGTCCGCTCATCAGCGGTGCGGTCACCGATCCGGCGAGCAGCATCGGCAAGCTGGTCGAGAAGGAAAAGGACAACAGGAAGGTCGTCGAGGAGATCTACCTCGGCA
- a CDS encoding aspartate-semialdehyde dehydrogenase, which translates to MSVNVAVVGATGAVGQEFLTVLAERNFPIKNLKLLASARSAGKTATFNGKEYLIEELTKDSFKDVQIALFSAGGSISKEFAPAAVSAGAVVVDNSSAFRMKEGVPLVVPEVNPEAIHKHNGVIANPNCSTIIMNVAVWPLYKVNKVKRVIVSTYQAVSGAGAWGLYELEAQQKAFAAGQPILKEKFPHQIFNNVFSHNSKVADNGYNEEENKMVLETRKIFGDPKIMITATCVRVPIPRAHSESINVEFERPITADQVRQILSKAPGIKIVDDPANNYFPMPLETSNQDLVYAGRIRQDISRDDGKGIDLFVSGDQIRKGAATNAVQIAERLV; encoded by the coding sequence ATGTCCGTCAATGTTGCCGTCGTCGGCGCCACCGGCGCTGTGGGTCAAGAGTTCCTCACCGTCCTGGCGGAGCGGAACTTTCCGATCAAGAACCTCAAGCTGTTGGCCTCGGCCCGCAGCGCGGGCAAGACCGCGACCTTCAACGGCAAGGAATACCTGATCGAAGAGCTGACCAAGGACAGCTTCAAGGACGTCCAGATCGCGCTCTTCTCGGCCGGCGGCAGCATCTCCAAGGAGTTCGCCCCCGCCGCGGTCTCAGCCGGTGCGGTGGTCGTCGATAACAGCTCGGCGTTCCGCATGAAGGAAGGCGTGCCGCTGGTGGTGCCCGAGGTCAACCCCGAGGCGATCCACAAGCACAACGGCGTCATCGCCAACCCCAACTGCTCGACGATCATCATGAATGTCGCCGTCTGGCCGCTCTACAAGGTTAACAAGGTCAAGCGGGTCATCGTCAGCACCTACCAGGCCGTCAGCGGCGCGGGCGCATGGGGCCTTTACGAGCTCGAAGCCCAGCAGAAGGCGTTCGCCGCCGGCCAGCCGATCCTGAAGGAAAAGTTCCCGCACCAGATCTTCAACAACGTCTTCTCGCACAACTCGAAGGTCGCCGACAACGGCTACAACGAGGAAGAGAACAAGATGGTCCTGGAGACGCGCAAGATCTTCGGCGACCCCAAGATCATGATCACCGCGACCTGCGTTCGCGTGCCCATCCCCCGCGCCCACAGCGAGAGCATCAACGTCGAGTTCGAGCGCCCCATCACCGCCGACCAGGTTCGGCAGATCCTGAGCAAGGCGCCGGGCATCAAGATCGTCGACGACCCGGCGAACAACTACTTTCCCATGCCCCTGGAAACCAGCAACCAGGACCTGGTTTACGCCGGCCGAATTCGGCAGGACATCAGCCGCGACGACGGCAAAGGCATCGACCTGTTCGTCAGCGGCGACCAGATCCGCAAAGGCGCGGCGACCAACGCCGTGCAGATCGCCGAGCGGCTTGTGTGA
- a CDS encoding TIGR01777 family oxidoreductase, translating to MTRRMIIPGGNGYLGRHLAEWFGNKGWDVTVLSRSPSGSSVARVLPWDGRTPGRWTTELDGADVVLNLAGRTVNCRYNEKNKQEIYASRLDSTRVIGEAIAGSKSPPPLWINAASATIYRHAEDRPMDEATGEIGNGFSVDVCQKWEAAFFTADTPRTRNVALRAAMVMGPGTGGVFEAFYNIVRKRLGGTLGKGTQFVSWMHLVDFCRSIEFLIENSHIQGPINLSSPNPIPNREFMRILRRAAGVKIGLPATKLMLEVGAFFLRTETELLLKSRRVVPGRLLEAGFEFDFPDWSKAAADIARAHRSDLADKAGSPRPARRQAVVQGLEGRQHI from the coding sequence ATGACCCGACGCATGATCATACCGGGTGGGAACGGTTACCTGGGCCGGCATCTGGCCGAATGGTTCGGCAACAAGGGGTGGGACGTCACCGTTCTGAGCCGCAGCCCTTCCGGATCGAGTGTTGCCCGCGTCCTGCCGTGGGATGGCCGAACGCCGGGCAGGTGGACGACGGAACTCGACGGCGCGGACGTCGTCCTCAACCTGGCCGGTCGCACCGTCAACTGCCGGTACAACGAGAAGAACAAGCAGGAGATCTACGCCAGCCGGCTCGACAGCACGCGTGTCATCGGCGAGGCGATCGCGGGCTCCAAGTCGCCGCCGCCGCTCTGGATCAACGCCGCCAGCGCCACCATCTACCGTCACGCCGAGGACCGCCCGATGGACGAGGCCACCGGCGAGATCGGCAACGGCTTCTCGGTCGACGTCTGCCAGAAGTGGGAGGCGGCTTTCTTCACCGCCGACACTCCCAGGACGCGCAATGTTGCCCTCCGCGCCGCGATGGTCATGGGCCCCGGCACCGGGGGCGTCTTCGAGGCGTTCTACAACATCGTCCGCAAGCGCCTGGGTGGAACGCTGGGCAAAGGCACGCAATTCGTCAGTTGGATGCACCTGGTCGACTTCTGCCGGTCGATCGAGTTCCTGATCGAGAACTCGCACATCCAAGGCCCGATCAACCTTTCGTCGCCGAACCCCATTCCCAACCGCGAGTTCATGCGAATCCTGCGGCGAGCGGCGGGCGTGAAGATCGGCCTGCCGGCGACGAAACTGATGTTGGAGGTCGGCGCGTTCTTCCTGCGGACCGAGACCGAACTGCTCCTCAAAAGCCGCCGGGTCGTGCCCGGCCGGCTGCTCGAGGCCGGGTTCGAGTTTGACTTCCCCGACTGGTCCAAGGCCGCGGCCGATATTGCCCGGGCGCATCGATCGGACCTGGCGGACAAAGCGGGCTCGCCGCGCCCCGCCCGGCGGCAGGCCGTCGTACAAGGGTTGGAAGGACGCCAGCACATTTAG